ATTCTTGATAATAAATTTTCCCTATACCAGTCAATTGTTTTCAGAAGTCCTTCTTCAAAAGAAGTTTTAGCTTCGAAGCCAAATTCTTGTTTTGCTCTAGAAGTATCTAGCATTCTTCTGGGTTGTCCATCTGGTTTTTCTGTGTCCCAAATCACGTCTCCACTATAACCAACTAAATCTTTAATTTTATAGACCATATCCCTAATTATTATTTCCTTGCCTGAGCCTAAGTTTACTGGTTCTTTACTGTCATAGCGTTCTGTCGCCAGTATGATCCCCTCAGCGGCGTCTTCTACATAAAGAAATTCTCTAGATACATTTCCAGTCCCCCAAACTTTTACACTTTTTTCTCTTTTACTCTTAGCATCGAAAAACTTGAGAATAAGCGCAGGTATCACATGGGCATCGTCCGGGTGAAAATGATCTCTCGGTCCATAAAGATTTACCGGAATAAGATAAATGGCATTAAAACCATATTGCTTTCTATAAGATTCTGCTTGGGTAAGAAATACTTTTTTCGCAATACCATAAGGGGCATTGGTTTCTTCCGGATAACCATTCCAAAAATCACTCTCTTTAAATGGAACAGGGGTGAACTTTGGATATCCACAAACAGTGCCAATTGCAACAAACTTTTCTATACCTTTTTGTCTTGCAGCCTCCATAATTTGTAAACCCATTATCGCGTTGTCATACAGAAGCTGAGCCGGAAACTTCATGTTAAACCCAATTCCACCTACTTTTGCTGCAAGATGAATTACTATATCATTGCCTTCTACCACACTTGTAC
The window above is part of the Thermodesulfobacteriota bacterium genome. Proteins encoded here:
- a CDS encoding GDP-L-fucose synthase; the protein is MAIDLTRKKILITGGAGFLGSFVVERLIERGAKKENITIPRSSNCDLRLWENCTSVVEGNDIVIHLAAKVGGIGFNMKFPAQLLYDNAIMGLQIMEAARQKGIEKFVAIGTVCGYPKFTPVPFKESDFWNGYPEETNAPYGIAKKVFLTQAESYRKQYGFNAIYLIPVNLYGPRDHFHPDDAHVIPALILKFFDAKSKREKSVKVWGTGNVSREFLYVEDAAEGIILATERYDSKEPVNLGSGKEIIIRDMVYKIKDLVGYSGDVIWDTEKPDGQPRRMLDTSRAKQEFGFEAKTSFEEGLLKTIDWYRENLLSRIDPPVY